The Sorangiineae bacterium MSr11954 DNA segment TCACGCGCACCACCTCGCGCGCCATGGCGTCGTTCAACTGCGCGACCTCGTTGAAGGCGGTCGCGAGCTCGAACATCGCCCCCTGCTCCCGGGCCGGCAGACGCACCGTGAAGTCCCCCTCGCGCAAGGTGCGCAGGGCCGTGAGCAGCCCCTGATACTCGTCGAAGGTCGGCCCTTGGACGACATCGTCGCTCGAACGCTTACGTGAAGGTGCGGCGGCCCGCGTTGCCTCTTGTCCCGTTGGCGCTGCGGGTTTGCGGCGGGCGCGCGGGCTTTCGCCGTTTCGACCGTTTCGGCTTGCTACAGCAAGGCCGACATCACCGTTGTTCTTTGTAGCCACGGTTTGCTCCTCGATGGGGGCTTCGATTGGTGTGTGTGTATCGTACACCCTCGATGCTCAGCATCCCTTTATCGACCAGATTATGCCGATTTGAGCAACTCGGAGATGGATGCTTCCAGGGTCGAGAGGCTCACGGGTTTGGTGAGGTGCTGCCGGAATCCTGCAGCGCGAATGCGCGCGGTATCTTCCTCCGAGCTCACCCCCGTGAGCGCGATCGCGTGACGCGGTCGCCCCAGCCGCTCCATCAATTCGACACCGCTGCCGTCGGGCAGCCCTACGTCGCTGATCAACACGTCGAAAGGCTGCTTGCGCGCGATGAGCAGGGCCTCCGCCAAGCTCGTTGCGCCGAGCACCTCGTAGCCGCGCCGCTCGAGCACGCGCCGCAAGAGCGACACGGTGTCGAGATCGTCGTCGACCACCAGCACCGTGCGCGTACCCGCGAGGACGGGGGCGCTGGGCGCGACGGCCGGGACGCCCATCGTGCCGGTCGATACCGGGCGTTCGAGGTGGCCTGCGCTCGCGAACTCGGTCTCGAACACGCGCTCGTGGCACGTCATACGAAGCTTCACGCGGTCTTCGCCCAGGGCGCTGGTCACCAGGATTTTGTCGCCTCGAACGGCAGCCACCATCACGCTCTCGAGCCCGTGCGCGACGAGCTCCCGCACCGCTTCGCGCTCGCCTTTCACGAGCGAGCGGCGCGCATTGAGCTCCAGGGTCACGTGCTGCCCCGCGGCGAGGATGACGGCCCGCTTCGCGATGAGAACCTCGCGCACCAGCGCATGGAGGTCGACCGAGGCTGCGCGTGCTTCGCGGGTCTTCGGGTCGCTCCGTAGATTCATGGGCCTACGCCAATTGTAGCTCCTCACGCGAATCGGGCGACCTCGGAGAGCCGAATCGAATGATTCAGCTGAGGCGCGAATCGCGCAATCATTTCTTCATTTTTTCGCAACGGCGGACGGCGGCGGTCCCTTGTGCAACGCCTCGTTCAACTCATGGATCGGGACCTTCGCAACGGAAACGGAGTGCGTGTGTCGCTCCAGCTTCCTCGCGAGGCTCGCGCCCGCACCAAAGGCCGCCGCCGAACCGGCCACGCCGAATAGACCGATGGCAAGCCACCGGCGCGCTTGCATCGAAATCATTGCGCGTCTCCTGTAACAAATCAGCGGAGCAATGCGCGTGCCTTAATCCCGTACGCGTGCCCGATCGTCTCCACGTACCCGTACCCGTTCCCGTACACGTGCCTGATCTTCTACTCGGGAAGGTCGCGACGGGAGAAGAGCGGGAACGGGGACGTGTACAGGAACGGGTACGGAACGCGAAGCGTACGGCGACGCTTTGCGTGCTCGATATTTCCAATGATGTGGCACGAGGCACAAATGCGGGCTAACTGGGTGCGTCATGCTCGCGTTCCATGCGGTCTTTCGTTTCTTGTTTAGCGCGCTGGCGGCGTTCGCAACGCTTTTGGCGCTGGCGCATCCGGCGTACGCCGGTCCCAACGATGGATTGCCGAAAACGAACGCCACCCTCGACCGCTCGACACCGCGGCGGGCGATGGCGGGCTTCATCGACGCCGCGCACGCCGGGGACTACGAGCGTGCGGCGAACTACCTCGATTTGCGCAGCATCCCACGGTTCCGCCAAGCGAGTGAAGGACCGGAGCTCGCGCGCAAGCTCGCCTATGTGCTCGACCGAAAAGTCGACGTGGATCTCGACCGGCTCCCCGACGAGCCGGAGGCGCGCGAGGCGATCGCGGGCACCGCCATCGTCGAAGACGAGCCGGTCAATGTTTCGCTCGCGCGCATCAAGTTCCCCGACGGCGTTCCGCGATGGGTGATCGCGCGCAGCTCGGTGGCGATGATCCCGCCGCTCTACGCGGCCTTCGGTCCGTCGGAGTGGGCCGATCGCTTTCCGCCCATTTTGGTTCGGGTCGCCTTCCTCGGGAACGCGCTCTGGCAGTGGCTGGCGCTGGTGCTCCTGGCGGTGGGCGGCTATTTGGGCGCGCGGGCGCTGGCCGCCCTGCTCATCGCGCTGGCGCAGCGGTTCGCGCAGCGCACGAAGACGACGTCGGACAACGCGCTGGTCGAGACGGCGCGGCGCCCGCTTCGGGGGGTGCTCTTCGTGCTCATCGTGCGGCAGATGCTCCCCGAGCTGCACCTCACGGCGGCCGCCGAAGATGCGGTGCACCACGTGGCGTACACGTTGCTCGTGATCGCGGTGACGTGGTTCGTCCTTCGCGCCATTTCCATCGGCGCCGAGTGGGCGGAGGAGCGGCTCCCCAGCGGTTCGCAGTTGGAGCTGAAACACCGCGCGGTGCAGACGCAGCTGGAGCTGCTACGGCGCGTGATGTCCGTCGTCATCGTGATCATCGCCATCGCCGTCGGGCTCATGCAGTTCGAGTTCGTGCGCAACGTGGGCGTGTCGCTCTTGGCGTCGGCCGGGGTAGCGGGCATCGCGCTGGGCGTCGCGGCGCAAAAGTCGCTCGCGGGCATCATCGCCGGTATTCAGCTTTCGCTCTCGCAACCGATTCGTATTGGGGATTCGGTGGTGGTCGAGAAGGAAATGGGGCACATCGAAGAAATCAATTTGACCTATGTGGTCGTCCGGCTCTGGGACGAGCGGCGCCTGGTGGTGCCGATGACCCGTTTCCTCGAGCAGCCCTTCGAAAACTGGAGCCGCAACTCCACCGAAATCCTAGGGACGGTGTTCCTCCACGTCGACTTTGCGACCCCCATCGACCGATTGCGTGTCGAGCTCCGGCGCATCTGCGAAGGGAGCCCCAATTGGGATCAGCGACTGTGCCTGCTCCAGGTGACCGACTCCACCGACCGCCGCATGGTTTTGCGCTGCCTCGTCTCCGCCGCGAGCGCCAGCCGCGCCTTCGATCTCCGCTGCGAAATCCGCGAAGCGCTCATCGACTTTCTGCGCCAGCTCGACGGCGGCCGCTACCACGGCAACCCGCGCCTCGACGTTCAATTGTCCCCGCCAAAGGCAGACCACGAGGAGCCACGCGAGGCGACATTGCCGCTACCGCAGGTTTGATGGTTTCGAGAGGGCAGAGCCCCCTCGCCCAGACGGCAAAGGCCCTTCGGCCCCGCTTTCATGACGCACGTTAAAAGGTTTTGAGAGGCAGAGCCCCTCGCCTAGGCCGCAAAGGCCCTTCGGCCCCCGCTCTCATGACGCACGTTGAAAGGTTTTGAGAGGCAGAGCCCCCTCGCCCAGGCGGCAAAGCCTCCTAGGACCCCGCCCTCACGACGCACGTCAAAGGTTTCGAGAGGGCAGAGCCCCCTCGCTCTCATGACGCACGGCGAAAGGTCTTTGACGGTGTAGAGCCCCCCGGCAAAGCCCTTCGCCTAGCTGCTCGAGGGCGGCTCGATGTGGATCGCCGGTGGGGGCGAGGTGTCGATGCTGCTGCCCAAGTCTTCGGCGGTTTGATCGACCGACGTTTCGGTGCCGTCGGCGGATTCGCCGGCGGGCTTGGTGTTCTTCTTGGCCACCTTTGCGCGCGGCTTCACCGTTTCGGCTTTGGCCACTGCGTCGTTCGGTCCGAGCTCGATCACGGTGTTCGGATCTTTGTTCGCCGTGCGCCCGGTGGGCGGAGGCGGGTTGCTCGCGGGCGGGGTCGGCGCCGCAGAGGTGCTCGCACCGCCGCGCGATCCGCCAGCCGATGACGGCGTGCCGGCCGTTGCCGATGTTCCGTTCGTCGCCGACGAGCCGCTGCCCGCGCCCGGCGCGGACGAGCCGCTGCCCGTCGCAGACGCCGCCGCCTTGGCCGCGAGCTCCTCGCGAACGGGCGGAGGCCCGGTCACCCGCTCGGGCGGATGCGCCTTCATGGCGCCGCCGACATTGGCCGTCACCGGCGCGGCGGCCGCCGTGTTGAGCGAGTTGCGCCACCAGGGACGCGCAAAGGTCACGGCGAGGAGCGCCCCGGCGAAGAGGGCGGCGGCGGCGACCATGGGAATGATGCGCGAGGAGCGCTTGATGCCTTTTTCGCCCGTGTGGCGCGTCACGTAGGAGGCCATCAGCGACCCCCGCCACGACGAGCTCAGACCGAAGCGCGAGATGCGCGGCTGCACCCCCATCGCCGTCAGGAACGCTTCGCCCATTTCGCGCGCCGAGCGGAAACGCTTCTTGGGATCGCGCGACAGCGCCTTCGTGAACCACTCGTCGAGCGCCCCCGGAATGTCGCGGCGATAGCGGCTCGGCGGCCGGAATTTGCCGCGGTTCACCGCGAGGCAGACGGCGCCGTACGTCTCGCCGGCGAAGGGCTTGCGGCCGGTGAGCATCTCGTAGGTGACCACCGCCAGCGCCCAGAGATCGCAGCGGTAGTCCACGTTCTTGGCGCTGAGCATCTGCTCCGGGCTCATGTACGTGGGCGTGCCGAGGGTCGCGCCGGTGTTGGTGACGCTCACGTCACCGCGCCCCAGCAGCTTGGCGATGCCGAAGTCGAGCACCTTGACGAAGACCTCTTCGCCGTCGCTGGTGAGGAAGATGTTCTCCGGCTTGATATCGCGGTGAACGATGCGAAGCTCGTGCGCCTTGTCGAGCGCGCGCGTGGTCTGCACCACGATGCTCGCCGTCTCCTCGAGACTCAGTCGCCCGCGCAGATGGATGCGGGTCTCGAGATCGGTCCCCTCGAGGTACTCCATCACGATGTACGGAAGCCCGTTGGGCTCCGACGGAACGCCGTAGTCCAGAATCTGCACCACGTTCGGATGGTGAATGCGCGCGGCCGACCTCGCCTCTCGCGTAAAGCGCTCCACGGCGGCTTGATGACAGGCCAAGGCCGGCGACATCAGTTTGACCGCCACCTGGGTGTCGAGCCCAACATGATGGGCGAGCCACACGCTGGCCATGCCACCTTCGCCGATCTGGCGCACCAGCCGCACATTCGGCGTGATCATGGTGCCCGGGCAAAGGGACACGACCGAACTGCGATGGATTTCGTTCAGTGTCATGGCTCCCCCGGGGGTTGTACTGAGCAACGCTCGTGCCCAAAGCGGACCGCTTCCGACCCAGGGAAGACCTCCATCCGAGCGCAACCAAGAGAGATCGCCGCAGGGATTGTCGGACGATGTACGAACGTCGGCGCAAGCTCCGAAAAGTGCGGCAAAAAAGCTGAGGGCCGATGTCATTTGCTACAGAGGCGGTCACTCGATCGCGGACCCGGGGCCGCATGTCGACGACAACGGGCCGCACCTTCCCCCGCACGCGCACCTGCCTTCCCTCTGCGGCCGCCTTCTCCCCCGGTCATCGCGGCGTGGTCCGTCGCGCGTACGTCACCGTTGGTGCTGTCGCAGTTCTCGACGCCTCCCCCGTTGGAAAGATCCGCGGGTGGTATCTGTGGTAGCTGCGCGCCCCTGCTTGCCTTGACCGACGCGGCATGTACCTAATTAAATGCCCCAAAAACGATGAAGGCGCGCAGGATGGTGGGGCATGGCCTCCGGCGACGTCCGGGACGTGGCGGGCTTGCTGGACGGGTGATGGACGTGGAGAGAGAAGAAGGACAAGAAGAAGGACGAGTGCGTCGATGAGCGCGCGGCTCGAGGAAAAATATTGATGACCAACGCGGAACAAACGCCCTCCGGACGCGCGCTAGGGCTCCCGCATCCGGGTGAAATCCTAGCGGGAAAGTACTGCGTCGAGGCGGTCCTCGGCGTGGGCGGTATGGCCGTCGTGGTGGCAGCTCGGCACATCGAGCTCGACCACCGTGTCGCGTTGAAGATCCTGCTGCCCCGCTATCGCGCGAATGAAGAGGTGGTCGCCCGCTTTCGGCGTGAAGCGCGCGCGGCGGTGAAGATCAAGAGCGAGCACGTCGCGCGCGTGCACGACGTCGGGGCCTTGGACGATGGGGCGCCGTGCTTGGTGATGGAGTTCCTCGAGGGCCACGATCTCGAGACATTGCTGGCCGATCAGGGGCCGCTGCCACAAGAGACCGCCGTCGATTACATGCTGGAAGCGTGTGAGGCGCTGGCGGAGGCCCACGGGCTGAGCGTGGTGCACCGCGATCTGAAGCCGGCCAACTTGTTTCTCGCGCAGCGCTCCGATGGCAAGCCGATCATCAAGCTGCTCGACTTCGGCATCTCCAAGGTGGGTGGCGTGGAGCTCACACGCCGTCGCTCCTCGTTCGGAACGCCGCACTACATGTCGCCCGAGCAGCTGCTGGCCGCCGGGCAAGTGGACTACCGCTCCGACATTTGGTCGATGGGCGCGATCCTGCACGAGCTCATCGCCGGCCGCCCGCCGTTCGACTCCGAGGATCTCTCCGAGCTGCAGCAGCTGATCAAACAAGGCGCACCGCGAAGGCTCTCGGAAGACGTGCCCGACGCGCCCCCGGGGCTGGAGCGGGTAATCCTGCGCTGCCTCGAAAAAGACGCCAAGAAGCGCTTCGAGAACGTCGCGGAGCTGGCGGCGGCGCTCGGGCCCTTCGGCTCCGCGGGCCACGCGCAAATCATGGTGGAGCGCGTGAAGGGCGTCACCGAGACGGCCAAGAACCGCGCGGCGGTCACCGACTCGCAGCAGCACCCGGCCATCGACGGCGGCTCGGTGGGCTTTCTGCCGATGGCTGGGGTCCAACCCGCGACCGAAACGCTCAAAGCCTCCTCGCGCTCCGCCACCACGGATCGCGTGGATGCGCCCATCGGCTCACGCATGGCCATCGCCAGCGCCGTCGCCCTCGCGGCCGTGGCGCTCGCGGGCCTCTACGGCATCGCTCACTACCGCTCGAGCGCACCTGCTCCGTCGCAAATATCACCCGCTTCACCTGTCGGGGTGACGAGCCCGCCGCCCACCACGGTGGAACCCCGCGACGCCACGGCAACGGCGCCGGTCGCCACGATGGCAACGCCCCCGACCATCACGTCTGCACCGTTGGCCGACATGGCCGTGCCCACCGCGGCCACGGCGCCGAACATCGCAGCCGTCAACAGCTCGCCCAAGATGGCTCCCAAGACCAAGCCGCGCGCAAAGCCGCGAGCTTCGGACAAGTAGCGCGAGCTTCGTTACAGATCGATCTGCGTGCCCAGCTCCACGACGTGGTCGTGCGGGATGCCGAAGTAGCGGGTCGCCGGTTGGGCGTTGCGCGAGAGGAAGGCGAAGAGCATCTCGCTCCAGCGCCCCATCTTGCCGCCGCCGCTGGCGAGGAAGGTCTCGCGGCCCACGTAATAGGTCATGTGGCTGAAGTCGATGGGAACGCCGCAGAGGCTCGATGCTTCGAGCAAAATTTGAGGCACGTTCGGCGCCTCCATGAAGCCACAGCGGGCGATGACGCGGTAGAAGCCCTCGCCGAGATCCTGCACCTCGAGGCGGCGCTCCTCGTCGGCCACGGGCACGTGCTCGGTCACCACCGTGAGCAGGATGACCGTGTCGTGGAGCACGCGGATGCGTTGCGCGTGGTGGAAGAGGATCGGCGGGACGCGGCCCGAGTTGGAGGCCATGAAGATGGCCGTGCCGGGGATGCGCGCGAACAGACGTTGGTGGAGCCCCGCGAGGAATTCATCCATGGGCGGCGAGCGCTTCACGATGTACTCGGCGAGCAGGCTTCGCCCCTTCTTCCACGTGATCATCACCGCGAAAATCGAGGCGCCGATCAGGACCGGGATGTAACCGCCTTCGAAGAACTTCAGGATGCTGGACGAGAAGAACGGGATGTCGAAGCAGAGAAACAGCACCAGGAGCGGCACGGCCTTCCATCGCGACCAGCCCCACGTGCGGCGCACCACCACGTAGTACACGATGGACGTGATGGTCATCGATCCGGTGACCGCCATCCCGTAGGCCGCCGCCAGCGCCGAGGATTTCTGAAACTGCAGGACCACGATGAGGCACGTCACCATGAGGCCCCAGTTGATCTGCGGGATGTAAATCTGCCCCTCGGTCTCGTGCGACGTGTGCTTGACGGTGACGCGCGGAAAGTACCCGAGCTGCACCGCTTGATGCGTGAGCGAA contains these protein-coding regions:
- a CDS encoding response regulator, translated to MNLRSDPKTREARAASVDLHALVREVLIAKRAVILAAGQHVTLELNARRSLVKGEREAVRELVAHGLESVMVAAVRGDKILVTSALGEDRVKLRMTCHERVFETEFASAGHLERPVSTGTMGVPAVAPSAPVLAGTRTVLVVDDDLDTVSLLRRVLERRGYEVLGATSLAEALLIARKQPFDVLISDVGLPDGSGVELMERLGRPRHAIALTGVSSEEDTARIRAAGFRQHLTKPVSLSTLEASISELLKSA
- a CDS encoding mechanosensitive ion channel family protein, yielding MLAFHAVFRFLFSALAAFATLLALAHPAYAGPNDGLPKTNATLDRSTPRRAMAGFIDAAHAGDYERAANYLDLRSIPRFRQASEGPELARKLAYVLDRKVDVDLDRLPDEPEAREAIAGTAIVEDEPVNVSLARIKFPDGVPRWVIARSSVAMIPPLYAAFGPSEWADRFPPILVRVAFLGNALWQWLALVLLAVGGYLGARALAALLIALAQRFAQRTKTTSDNALVETARRPLRGVLFVLIVRQMLPELHLTAAAEDAVHHVAYTLLVIAVTWFVLRAISIGAEWAEERLPSGSQLELKHRAVQTQLELLRRVMSVVIVIIAIAVGLMQFEFVRNVGVSLLASAGVAGIALGVAAQKSLAGIIAGIQLSLSQPIRIGDSVVVEKEMGHIEEINLTYVVVRLWDERRLVVPMTRFLEQPFENWSRNSTEILGTVFLHVDFATPIDRLRVELRRICEGSPNWDQRLCLLQVTDSTDRRMVLRCLVSAASASRAFDLRCEIREALIDFLRQLDGGRYHGNPRLDVQLSPPKADHEEPREATLPLPQV
- a CDS encoding protein kinase, with the translated sequence MITPNVRLVRQIGEGGMASVWLAHHVGLDTQVAVKLMSPALACHQAAVERFTREARSAARIHHPNVVQILDYGVPSEPNGLPYIVMEYLEGTDLETRIHLRGRLSLEETASIVVQTTRALDKAHELRIVHRDIKPENIFLTSDGEEVFVKVLDFGIAKLLGRGDVSVTNTGATLGTPTYMSPEQMLSAKNVDYRCDLWALAVVTYEMLTGRKPFAGETYGAVCLAVNRGKFRPPSRYRRDIPGALDEWFTKALSRDPKKRFRSAREMGEAFLTAMGVQPRISRFGLSSSWRGSLMASYVTRHTGEKGIKRSSRIIPMVAAAALFAGALLAVTFARPWWRNSLNTAAAAPVTANVGGAMKAHPPERVTGPPPVREELAAKAAASATGSGSSAPGAGSGSSATNGTSATAGTPSSAGGSRGGASTSAAPTPPASNPPPPTGRTANKDPNTVIELGPNDAVAKAETVKPRAKVAKKNTKPAGESADGTETSVDQTAEDLGSSIDTSPPPAIHIEPPSSS
- a CDS encoding protein kinase, whose protein sequence is MTNAEQTPSGRALGLPHPGEILAGKYCVEAVLGVGGMAVVVAARHIELDHRVALKILLPRYRANEEVVARFRREARAAVKIKSEHVARVHDVGALDDGAPCLVMEFLEGHDLETLLADQGPLPQETAVDYMLEACEALAEAHGLSVVHRDLKPANLFLAQRSDGKPIIKLLDFGISKVGGVELTRRRSSFGTPHYMSPEQLLAAGQVDYRSDIWSMGAILHELIAGRPPFDSEDLSELQQLIKQGAPRRLSEDVPDAPPGLERVILRCLEKDAKKRFENVAELAAALGPFGSAGHAQIMVERVKGVTETAKNRAAVTDSQQHPAIDGGSVGFLPMAGVQPATETLKASSRSATTDRVDAPIGSRMAIASAVALAAVALAGLYGIAHYRSSAPAPSQISPASPVGVTSPPPTTVEPRDATATAPVATMATPPTITSAPLADMAVPTAATAPNIAAVNSSPKMAPKTKPRAKPRASDK